GGAACCTTCCGCCGCTCCGCAGGCACCGTCTACTACTGGCCTCAGTTTCGCGCCGGGTCCTGATGTCCAGGCGAAGCTGCAGGAAGCGCTCATCACCGTGAAACCCGGCTCCACCATTCAGCTTGAAGAGGGGACCTTCGAATTGACGATGGGGCTGTCGCTGGATGTCGACAACGTCACAATTCGTGGTCGCGGCATGGACAAGACCATCCTTAGCTTCAAGAACCAGGATGTCGGCACAGAAGGCCTGTACATCACCAGCGACAACGTGACATTGGAGGACTTCACCATTCAGGACACGAAAGGCAACGGGCATAAATCGAACGCGGCCACGAATCACGTGATTCGACGCGTCAAGTCGGAGTGGACCGGCGGGCCCAAGGAAACGAACGGGGCCTACGCCTTCTACCCTGTCAGTTCGAAGAACGTGCTCATTGAAGAATGCGTCGCGATCGGAGCCTCCGATGCCGGTATCTATGTTGGCCAGTCCGAAAATGTCATCGTTCGCAAATGCCGCGCGGAGTACAACGTCGCGGGCATCGAAATCGAGAACTGCCACCACGCCGATGTGTACGAAAACGTCGCAACGCACAACGCAGGCGGCATTCTCGTCTTTGACCTGCCTGACCTGCCCGTGCAGCATGGACGCAATGTGCGCATCTTCCGCAACAAGTCCGTGGACAACGACACCGAGAATTTCGCGCCCAAGGGCAACATCGTGGCGAGTGTGCCGACGGGAACGGGCGTCATGGTAATGGCGAACTCGAGCGTGGAGATTTTCGAAAACGAAATCGGCGGCAATGCCACGACCAACATCCTGCTGACGAGCTATTTGTCCACGCAGCGCCCCATCAAAGATGCAGGCTATTATCCCTACCCGGAGGGGATTCACATTCACAGCAATAGCTTCGGTCCCTGCGGAAACAAACCCGGTGGCGATGGAGGCGCGCTTATGGCGCTCATTGCGGGCTCGCCACTTCCCGATATCGTCTGGGATGGCATGGTCAATCCGGAGAAACTCGTGAACGGAGAGCTGCCGCCTGATTTGCGCATCTACATCGGAGGCAATACAAAGAAGGATGGCGAAGTGACCTTTGCGAATATCGATGCGGGAACTGCGCTAAAGGACCCGGCTACCGTTCAAGTGAAACGCGATTTGGCGGCGCACGCGGGCTCCTTGCCACCGCTTCAGCCCGTCACGATTGAGGGTGTCGCATCGTGATTCCGCGCGCGACAGGGCCTCTACTGATCGCAATCGTATTGGCGGGTTGCGGACAAAATCAGGCCCCCTCTGCACCACAGACGGCTACTGACTCTGTTCAGAATGCGCCCCTGGACGAGGCATTTCTGATTGAGTGGGATACTCCTCCTCCGCTGATTTCCGCGTATGGTCTCTTTACTGATCCCGCTCATCAGAAACCCAGCGAGGGCGTCATCGGGTATGACATCAATTCGCCGCTCTTCAGCGACTATGCTACGAAGCATCGCTTCATCAAGCTCCCCAAGGGTAAACAGGCGGCATATCGCGAAGACGGCCCCTTGGATTTCCCCGTGGGAACCGTCATCGCTAAGACATTCGGCTATCTCGCGGATTTGCGCGATCCCTCCAAAGGGGAGCGCATCGTCGAAACGCGCATTCTCGTGCGACAGATCGATGGATGGGTTGGCTTGCCCTACATTTGGAACGACGATGCAACGGAGGCCAAACTCGCCGTCGCCGGTGCTCGAATCCCCGTGAAGTGGACGCATACCGACGGCAACGAGCGTTCCCTGAATTACGCCGTTCCCAATATGAATCAATGCAAACAGTGCCACGAGAATTCGGGCGTAATGGGACCGATCGGACCCAGGGCCAGCCAATTGAACAAGCAATTTGCGTACGCCGACGGCGAAGAGAATCAACTCGCGCATTGGTCCAAGCTCGGACGGTTGACAGGGGCTCCCGCGGACATCAGTCAAGCGCCGCGACTCGCGAAGTGGGATGACCCGAGTTCCGGAACTTTGGACGAGCGAGCCCGCGCGTACCTGGAGATCAATTGCGCCCACTGCCATAACCCCAAGGGACCCGCCTATACCTCGGGCTTGGACCTGATGTCTACGCAACGCGAGCCGGTTCGCTTCGGCGTCATGAAGACGCCCGTCGCCGCGGGTAGAGGCTCAGCAGGCGACAAATACGCCGTGGTTCCCGGCAATCCCGATGAATCGTTCCTCGTCCACCGCATGGAAAGCACGGATCCCGGCAAAATGATGCCCGCGGTGGGCCGGTTGATGATCCACGACGAAGGGATTGCGCTGGTACGAGAATGGATCAAGGAGATGCAGACAACGCATGCCGCCTCCAGAAAAGACCCTCCTTCAATAGTAGATACACACGTCTCCAAGACGATGTGAATCTCGGCTGGAGAGATAGCTTGACGCTCTGGCAGAATCGGGGGCGCGAGAGAAATCGCATTAAAGCCGGAAATCCACTAATAAGTGGACACATCTAACCCTAGGTAAGAATTCTGTCAGCTGAATTTAGGGGCGTTTCGGAGCAGTCCGGGGGAGTTTGATCGCGCGTAAGTTGCCGTGACGTTTTAACTTAGCGCTTACGGGTCAATCCCACATTTTGTATTGACAAGCCGACACCCCCACTATATACTGGGGTTGCTAGGTTGTGGGGGAAAGTTGACGGCTTGAGTGCCTTGCGGAAGGCCTACTGAATTCACCTGTAAGCGATTCGACGTGCGTGGCTGTTTTCGCATCTTGAATGGCTTCGTGATTTCTGCCGTCGCTGTTCCCACAAAGTCTTGTAGATACCGGTCTGAATGATGAAGTACGTGGGCTGGTGACGATTGAGACGTTGAGCGGGAGGGGCCATTTCTTATGGCAGTTGGGGCTTTGCGAGCATTTCCGCGGCGAACGCCGCTTTCTTCATTCTCCGTAATCTCTACCTTAAGCGGGTACGCAACGTCCGTTGACGTGTCGCGTCGTACCGCTCAACGTGAAGATGAAGTCGAGTTACTTGGGGCCGTTAGCGCTACAACAGGGAGGTTGGCGTATGTTTGAACAGATTCGTAAGCGCGACGGGGCCCTTGAGAAGTTTTATCCCGAGAAGATTACCCACGCCATCTATAAGGCCGCTGTTGCCTGCGGCGGCCAGGACTTCACCAGGGCCGAAGAGCTGTGCCGAGACGTCATCGCCCTGGCGGAGAAGCGCTACGCGGACCGCATTCCAGAAGTCGAGCAGATTCAGGATCTGGTCGAAAAGGTCCTGATCGAAGCCGGGCACGCGCGCACGGCCAAGGCGTACATCCTGTACCGCGAGAAGCGGGCGGGCGCGCGCAACATGAACGCGCTGATCGGCGCGACCATCCAGATGTTCTCCGATTACCTGGGCGACAACGACTGGCGCATCAAAGAGAACGCCAATACCCAGAAGAGCATCAACGGACTGAACAACTACGTGCGCGAGTTCTTCACCAAGAACTACTGGCTGCATGAAGTGTATCCGGTCGACGTGCGCGATGCCCACGAGAACGGCGACATCCACATTCACGACCTTGGCTTCCTCGGACCCTACTGCGCGGGATGGGACTTGCGCCAACTGCTAATGATGGGTTTTGGCGGCGTGCCTGGGAAGGTCGAAAGCCGTCCGGCGAAGCACCTCCGTTCGTTCCTCGGACAGATCGTGAACTCGACGTTCACGACGCAAGGCGAAACGGCCGGGGCACAGGCGTGGTCCAGCTTCGACACCTATTGTGCGCCGTTCATCCGCCACGACAAACTCACGTTCGCCCAGGTGAAGCAGAGCCTCCAGGAGTTCATTTTCAACATCAACGTTCCCACGCGCGTGGGATTCCAGTGCCCCTTCTCAAACCTGACTTTCGACATCACCGTGCCGTCGACGTTGCGGGATCAGGCCGTCATCATTGGCGGCGAGTTGCAGGACGCGAAGTACGGCGACTTCCAGGAAGAAATGGACCTGTTCAACAAGGCCTTCTGCGAAGTCATGATGGAAGGCGATTCCAAGGGCCGCGTGTTCACTTTCCCGATTCCCACGCTAAACATCACCAAAGACTTCCAGTGGGATTCGCCGGCAGTCGACGCCTTTATGCAAGTGACGTGCAAGTACGGCATTCCGTATTTCGCAAACTACGTAAATTCCGACCTGTCGCCCGAAGACGCCGTATCGATGTGCTGCCGGTTGCGCCTGGATACGACAGAGCTACGCAAGCGTGGCGGCGGCCTCTTCGGAAGCAATCCGCTGACGGGTTCGGTGGGCGTGGTGACTATCAACCTGCCGCGAATCGGCTACCTGTCCAATTCGCGAAAGGAGTTTTTCGAGCGCCTCGAAGAGATGGCGCAGATCGCCAAGATCTCGTTGGAGATTAAGAGGAAGATCATCGAGCAGCAGACGGAACGCGGACTCTACCCGTATTCGGCGCACTACCTCGGTCTCATCAAAGAGCGTACCGGCGAATACTGGCACAACCACTTCAGCACGATCGGCATTGT
This sequence is a window from Candidatus Hydrogenedentota bacterium. Protein-coding genes within it:
- a CDS encoding right-handed parallel beta-helix repeat-containing protein encodes the protein MTLSCGQNAAPAPTPSSPSPTPSTEPSAAPQAPSTTGLSFAPGPDVQAKLQEALITVKPGSTIQLEEGTFELTMGLSLDVDNVTIRGRGMDKTILSFKNQDVGTEGLYITSDNVTLEDFTIQDTKGNGHKSNAATNHVIRRVKSEWTGGPKETNGAYAFYPVSSKNVLIEECVAIGASDAGIYVGQSENVIVRKCRAEYNVAGIEIENCHHADVYENVATHNAGGILVFDLPDLPVQHGRNVRIFRNKSVDNDTENFAPKGNIVASVPTGTGVMVMANSSVEIFENEIGGNATTNILLTSYLSTQRPIKDAGYYPYPEGIHIHSNSFGPCGNKPGGDGGALMALIAGSPLPDIVWDGMVNPEKLVNGELPPDLRIYIGGNTKKDGEVTFANIDAGTALKDPATVQVKRDLAAHAGSLPPLQPVTIEGVAS
- a CDS encoding ribonucleoside triphosphate reductase encodes the protein MFEQIRKRDGALEKFYPEKITHAIYKAAVACGGQDFTRAEELCRDVIALAEKRYADRIPEVEQIQDLVEKVLIEAGHARTAKAYILYREKRAGARNMNALIGATIQMFSDYLGDNDWRIKENANTQKSINGLNNYVREFFTKNYWLHEVYPVDVRDAHENGDIHIHDLGFLGPYCAGWDLRQLLMMGFGGVPGKVESRPAKHLRSFLGQIVNSTFTTQGETAGAQAWSSFDTYCAPFIRHDKLTFAQVKQSLQEFIFNINVPTRVGFQCPFSNLTFDITVPSTLRDQAVIIGGELQDAKYGDFQEEMDLFNKAFCEVMMEGDSKGRVFTFPIPTLNITKDFQWDSPAVDAFMQVTCKYGIPYFANYVNSDLSPEDAVSMCCRLRLDTTELRKRGGGLFGSNPLTGSVGVVTINLPRIGYLSNSRKEFFERLEEMAQIAKISLEIKRKIIEQQTERGLYPYSAHYLGLIKERTGEYWHNHFSTIGIVGMNEALENLMETDIGSREGQAFSMEVMEFLRDLLVKMQDETGHVYNLEATPAEGTAYRLARLDRQKYPNIKAAGNGTPYYTNSTQLPVGYTCDLFEALKLQDELQSAYTGGTVLHAYLGESIEDPEVCKSLLKKVFTQFKLPYLSITPTFSICQTHGYLRGEHFTCPTCSGKTEVWSRVTGYLRPVANFNDGKKAEYFERTKFALVETENTALEMTRK